One Mycolicibacterium sp. ND9-15 genomic window, TGGCCTGCAAGGCAGTGTGGGACAGGCGAATTACAGCGCCGCCAAGGCAGGGATCGCGGCGCTGACGCTGGTGGCCGCGGCCGAGATGGGGCGCTACGGGGTCACCGTCAACGCCATTGCGCCGTCGGCGCGCACCCGGATGACCGAGACCGTGTTCGCGGACATGATGGCGACCCAGGGCCAGGATTTCGACGCGATGGCACCGGAGAACGTCTCGCCGTTGGTGGTCTGGCTCGGCAGCGTCGAATCCAAGGACGTGACCGGCCGCATGTTCGAGGTCGAGGGCGGCATCGTCCGGGTGGCCGAGGGATGGGCGCACGGGCCGCAGGTGGACAAGGGCGCGCGGTGGGATCCCGCCGAACTCGGCCCGGTCGTCGCCGATTTGCTGGGCAAGGCGCGGCCAGCGGTGCCAGTCTTCGGCGCCTGATTCTCTCGGCGCCTGACCCGCTGGACTAGAGCTTGGGCGTTCGATCCGTGTGATGGTCTAGTCCCCGAGCCTGATGCGATGCTAAATTTGCTCGCACGGGTGGAAGATGCGTCCACCGTCAGGGCATGAATCGGGGGAGGCTGGCGTGGCCGCAAGACATCGCAGATCGTCACGCGCTTCGGGTGTCGTCGCGCGGGTTATGGGGCCCGGGAGCCTGGCGGCCACGGCGGTAGCCGCGACCAGCATTTCGACGGCGCTGATGACCGGTACGACGACAGCGGTCGCGCCATCGGTCGACCTGGTCGCCTTGGTCACGCCGGCCAACTCGACGGCGCAGATCTTCGCTGGAACGACGTACTACGGCACAAACTGGACGACGGTGTACGGCGACCAGGTCGTCGTGCCTTTCTTCAAGGGCCCGCAAGGGATCACGAATGCGATCATCGCGCACCGAGACGATCCCGACGAGACGGGTGTCGTGGCTTCCGGATGGGGGGCAGGCCAGACCGGCACCGCACTGAGCCAGATGACGTCGTCGGACAAGTCCAACGTCGCATTCGTCATCCTCGACAACAACAGCAACCGGGCCGGCGGCGGCTTCTGGACCACCTATGCGCCGTTTGCTCCGCTGCTGGGAACCTCTGCGGAACCGACGCCAAGTGATCTGGGTGTTCCGGCGCTCGATGTGGCATACGAGTACAACATCAACTCGAGCGCACCGGTCGACCCGCTCAACCCGTTCGCTCTCGGGAACAGCCTGGTCGCCTATCTGTACGGCTACGGCGCGCAGGCGAACACCGTGATTCCGGACTCCGTGATGCAAGAGGCGCAGAACACCGATCCCGATGCCAAGCACTACGCCTATGTTGTGAATTCCAAAGGGGAGATAGTCGGGGACCCGACATACCTGCCCGGCAGCACGACCACGTACGTCACGATCCAGTCGGAGAATCTGCCGCTGACCCGTCCGCTGCGGCTGTTTCCCGGCGGGGACATCGTGGCCGACGCTATCGATCCAACGCTGACCCAGTTGGTCAACGCCGGTTACAACGACGGCAAAGGCTTACCCGACCGTCCCGCCATACCGGCGGATCCGACCGTTCCGCGGCCGATGCGGCCGGGCTCGTCGCTCACCGCATTGGGAGGCCTGCCGGAATCGATTCCCGCGGGGCTGGACCGGGGTGCCCGCACAGCGGTCGAGAACGTCAAGAACCCGACCAACTTGGTTACCAAGCCGCTCGACGAAGTCGGCAAGCTACCGGTGATCTCGTCCCCGGCTCCGCCGAACTCATCGACGTCGCCGAACGCATCGACGTCGACGGACGCATCGACGTCGACGGACGAATCGACGTCGACGGGCTCATCGAGGTCGACGAACGAATCGGTGTCGAGGAACACAATCGATCGCAGCAGTCCGAACAAGTTCACGCCCAAGCTGCGGGGGGACCGCAAGTCGTCGACCGATTCGTCGACAACCGGCGGCAACGGCCTGAAGAACTTCACCGACAAGATCAACGAGGCGGTCAACAGAGCGACGAGCGGCCCGACAGGCGCGAAACCGGCCGGCTCGGACGACACGAAGCCTGCCGGGTCGAACGACTCGAAGCCTGCCGGGTCGAACGACTCGAAGCCGGCCGGGTCGAACGACTCGAAGCCTGCCGGGTCGAACGACTCGAAGTAGACGACGGCGGCTTCTGGCCGCGCTCAGGGTTCGCAGACCACCAACGGGATCACTCGGTCGGTCCAGGACTGGTAGTCCTCGTAGGTCGGGTACATCTCGACGAGTCGCGGCCAGTATCTCGCGCGCTCCTGTTCGGTGGCGTCGCGCGCGGTCAGGTCGAGCATCTCGCTCTTGATCTGCACCTGGACTCTCGGATCGGCCTTGAGGTTCAGGTACCACATCGGGTGCTTGTCGCTGCCGCCTTTCGACGCGGCGACGATCACCTTGTCGCCGTCGCGGTGGAAATACAGCGGACTTACCCGCGGTTGCCCGGACTTTCGGCCGGTGGTCGTCAACAGTGCGACCGGGATGCCCTGGATCTCGCCGCCGAGGCCCTGGCCGTTGTTGCGGCGGTACAAGAAGGTGTTGATCCTCGACATCCACTTGACGAAGAAATCCGAGGCCTTCGTATCCATGAACCGCGGCCGGGATTTTGGCATGGCGGTCATCCTATGCTCGGTCGATGAGCACAGTCTCTGACACCGATCGCATTGCCGCTGCCCAATCCTATATCGATGCGCTGGTCAGCCATCGGGCCGACGACGTCCCCCTCGCACCGGACTGCGTCCGGATCGAAAACGGCCTCAAAACCGGATTTTCGGGAAAGCATCTGCGGCGCAGCCTGAATCGCGGACCTCAGTTTCGGATCATCTCCGCGATCGTCGACCGCGAATTCAGCGTCGACGGTGACGAGGTGCGCGCGAGTTTCACCGTCGTCACCAAACCGAGAATCGCCGGCCGCCGCGTGGTCGCCCGCACCGAGGAGACCTTCCTCATCCCAGCTCACGACGGGAAGATTCACCACATCCACGCGCGCGTGCGACCGGCGCTGCTGCGCGACTAGATTCGTTCGATGATCGTGCCGGTGGACAGCGCGCCACCGGCGCACATGGTGATCAGCGCGGTGCTCTTGTCGGTGCGCTCCAACTCGTGCAGCGCGGTGGTGATCAACCGGCTACCAGTGCTGCCGACCGGATGCCCGAGCGCGATCGCACCACCGCTGACGTTGACGCGGTCCATGTCGGCCTCGTGCACCCGGGCCCACGACAGCACGACCGATGCGAAGGCCTCGTTGATCTCCACGATGTCGATATCGCCCATTTTCATACCGGCTTTTTCCAGCACCTTCGCCGTGGACTGGACCGGGCCGTCGAGGTGGTAGTACGGCTCGGCGCCGACCAGGGCCTGGCTGACGATGCGGGCCCGCGGGCGCAAGCCATGAGCCTTGGCCACATCGCTGTCCATCCACAGCACCGCGGCCGCCCCGTCGGATATTTGCGACGACGTGCCTGCGGTGTGGATTCCGCCTTCGATCACGGGCTTCAGCGAGGCCAGACCCTCCAGCGTGGTGTCGCGCAGGCCCTGGTCGCGCGTGACGACGTGACGCTCGCTCGTCGGCTGCTTCTGCTCGTCGAGCACTGGCGCCTCGATGCCGCTGATCTCGCGGTCGAACCGGCCCTCGGCCCACGCCTGCTTGGCCTTGCGCTGCGAATCGAAGCCGAACTGGTCGATCTCCTCGCGGGTGATGCCGCGCCGCTTGGCGATTCGCTCGGCCGCGGTGAACTGGTCGGGCAGGTCGATGTCCCAGGAGGCCGGCCGCAGGATGCCCCGGTCGGGGCCGGCGTTGGCGCCCAAGCCCACGCGGCTCATCGCCTCGATACCGCAGGCGATGCCGATGTCGATGGCGCCCGCCGCGATCAGGCCGGCGACGAGCCCGTTGGCCTGCTGGCCGCTGCCGCACTGGCAGTCGACCGTCATCGCGCCGACATGCTCGGGCAGGCCCGCGACCAACCAGCTCACCCGGGTGATGTTGTTCGACTGTTCGCCGTACTGTGTGACGCAGCCTCCGATGACCTGCTCGACTTGACCGGCGTCGATGCCGGCCTTCTCGACGAGCGCCTTCTGAGTGGCGCCGAGCAACTCGGTGGCGTGCAGGCCGGACAACCAGCCGTTGCGCTTGCCGATGGGGCTGCGGGTGGCTTCGACGATGACAGGGTTACCCATTCCGTCAGGCTAGAACACGTTTCATTACTCTGACAAGCGGCGTTGACGACGTGCCTTTTATCTGCGCAGAAGGCATGTTTTACTGGCACTAGAACACGTTGCAATTGTTGTTGCAGAGGAGCTCACCCAATGCCTTGTCCGAACATCCCCGACGACTTCGATTTCCTCGACGCGACTCTCAACCTCGAACGCCTGCCGGTTGAGGAGTTGGCCGAGTTGCGTAAGTCCGAGCCGGTCCACTGGGTCGACGTGCCAGGCGGCACCGGCGGCTTCGGCGACAAAGGGTACTGGTTGGTCACCAAGCACACCGACGTCAAGGAGGTGTCGAAGCGCAACGACATCTTCGGCAGCTCACCGGACGGCGCCATCCCGGTCTGGCCGCAGGACATGACGCGCGAGGCGATCGACCTGCAGCGCAACGTCCTGCTCAACATGGACGCTCCGCAGCACACCCGGCTGCGCAAGATCATCTCCCGCGGCTTCACCCCGCGCGCGGTGGGCCGGTTGGAGGGGGAGCTGAAGGCCCGCGCCCAGAGGATCGCCGAGACCGCGGCGGCTCAGGAGAGCGGCGACTTCGTCGAACAGGTGGCCTGCGAGTTGCCGCTGCAGGCCATCGCCGAACTGCTCGGTGTGCCTCAGGACGACCGCGACAAGCTGTTCCGGTGGTCCAACGAGATGACCGCCGGCGAGGACCCGGAATACGCCCACATCGACCCCGCCGTATCGTCAGTCGAGTTGATCCAGTACGCGATGAAGATGGCCGAGGAAAGGGCGAAGAACCCCACCGAGGACATCGTCACGAAGCTGATCGAGGCCGACATCGAGGGAGAGAAGCTCACCGACGACGAGTTCGGGTTCTTCGTCGTCATGCTCGCGGTCGCCGGCAACGAAACCACCCGAAACTCCATCACCCACGGCATGATTGCGTTCTCGCAGCACCCCGAGCAGTGGGAGCTTTACAAGAAGGAACGTCCCGAAACCGCCGTCGACGAGATCGTGCGCTGGGCCACTCCCGTATCGGCGTTCCAGCGCACCGCACTGGAAGACGTCGAGCTGGGTGGTGTGCAGATCAAGAAGGGCGAGCGGGTGGTGATGTCCTACCGCTCAGCCAATTTCGACGAAGAGGTCTTCGACGACCCGCACAAGTTCGACATCATGCGCGATCCCAATCCGCACGTCGGGTTCGGGGGCACGGGCGCGCACTACTGCATCGGCGCGAATCTCGCCCGGATGACGATCAACCTCATCTTCAACGCGATCGCCGACACCATGCCCGATCTCAAGCCGATCAGCGACCCTGAGCGGCTCAAGTCGGGCTGGCTCAACGGCATCAAGCACTGGCAGGTCGATTACACCGGAAAGTGCCCCATGGCGGGCGGGCCCGCCAGCCCGGCGGCGAGTAACTTATAGCGACTGCGAAATTTCCCGGTATCAAGGAGGATTCGGGTGGACTTCAGTCCAGACGAAGGGCAGCGGGCTGTCGCCGATGTGGTGACCTCGGTGTTGACCCGCGACAACAGCTGGGACGCACTGGTTTCCGGGGGGGTGACCGCGCTGGCGGTGCCCGAGCGTCTCGGCGGCGACGGCGTCGGCCTCCCGGAGGTGGCGACCGCGCTCACCGAGATCGGCAGGCACGGCACCGTGAGCCCGGCGCTCGCGACGCTCGGCCTGGGCCTGTTGCCGCTGCTCGA contains:
- a CDS encoding cytochrome P450, translating into MPCPNIPDDFDFLDATLNLERLPVEELAELRKSEPVHWVDVPGGTGGFGDKGYWLVTKHTDVKEVSKRNDIFGSSPDGAIPVWPQDMTREAIDLQRNVLLNMDAPQHTRLRKIISRGFTPRAVGRLEGELKARAQRIAETAAAQESGDFVEQVACELPLQAIAELLGVPQDDRDKLFRWSNEMTAGEDPEYAHIDPAVSSVELIQYAMKMAEERAKNPTEDIVTKLIEADIEGEKLTDDEFGFFVVMLAVAGNETTRNSITHGMIAFSQHPEQWELYKKERPETAVDEIVRWATPVSAFQRTALEDVELGGVQIKKGERVVMSYRSANFDEEVFDDPHKFDIMRDPNPHVGFGGTGAHYCIGANLARMTINLIFNAIADTMPDLKPISDPERLKSGWLNGIKHWQVDYTGKCPMAGGPASPAASNL
- a CDS encoding nitroreductase family deazaflavin-dependent oxidoreductase, whose translation is MPKSRPRFMDTKASDFFVKWMSRINTFLYRRNNGQGLGGEIQGIPVALLTTTGRKSGQPRVSPLYFHRDGDKVIVAASKGGSDKHPMWYLNLKADPRVQVQIKSEMLDLTARDATEQERARYWPRLVEMYPTYEDYQSWTDRVIPLVVCEP
- a CDS encoding steroid 3-ketoacyl-CoA thiolase, whose protein sequence is MGNPVIVEATRSPIGKRNGWLSGLHATELLGATQKALVEKAGIDAGQVEQVIGGCVTQYGEQSNNITRVSWLVAGLPEHVGAMTVDCQCGSGQQANGLVAGLIAAGAIDIGIACGIEAMSRVGLGANAGPDRGILRPASWDIDLPDQFTAAERIAKRRGITREEIDQFGFDSQRKAKQAWAEGRFDREISGIEAPVLDEQKQPTSERHVVTRDQGLRDTTLEGLASLKPVIEGGIHTAGTSSQISDGAAAVLWMDSDVAKAHGLRPRARIVSQALVGAEPYYHLDGPVQSTAKVLEKAGMKMGDIDIVEINEAFASVVLSWARVHEADMDRVNVSGGAIALGHPVGSTGSRLITTALHELERTDKSTALITMCAGGALSTGTIIERI
- a CDS encoding PE-PPE domain-containing protein is translated as MAARHRRSSRASGVVARVMGPGSLAATAVAATSISTALMTGTTTAVAPSVDLVALVTPANSTAQIFAGTTYYGTNWTTVYGDQVVVPFFKGPQGITNAIIAHRDDPDETGVVASGWGAGQTGTALSQMTSSDKSNVAFVILDNNSNRAGGGFWTTYAPFAPLLGTSAEPTPSDLGVPALDVAYEYNINSSAPVDPLNPFALGNSLVAYLYGYGAQANTVIPDSVMQEAQNTDPDAKHYAYVVNSKGEIVGDPTYLPGSTTTYVTIQSENLPLTRPLRLFPGGDIVADAIDPTLTQLVNAGYNDGKGLPDRPAIPADPTVPRPMRPGSSLTALGGLPESIPAGLDRGARTAVENVKNPTNLVTKPLDEVGKLPVISSPAPPNSSTSPNASTSTDASTSTDESTSTGSSRSTNESVSRNTIDRSSPNKFTPKLRGDRKSSTDSSTTGGNGLKNFTDKINEAVNRATSGPTGAKPAGSDDTKPAGSNDSKPAGSNDSKPAGSNDSKPAGSNDSK